One part of the Nitrospira defluvii genome encodes these proteins:
- a CDS encoding peptidylprolyl isomerase, whose protein sequence is MTMQFQKKDPRATISTPFGEIRIRFYPDDAPRHVENFINLAKMGFYDDTTFHRVVPGFIIQGGDPLSKTPDRLLHGTGGPGYFLNPETNDRPHKRGAISMAKMPRDGNSTRDFNDNGSQFFISLQDNSGLDRRYSIFGEIIRGIEVIDMIAKMPRDERDNPLEPIRMKVTVKE, encoded by the coding sequence ATGACCATGCAATTTCAGAAAAAAGATCCGCGTGCCACGATCAGCACCCCCTTCGGTGAAATCCGGATTCGTTTTTACCCGGACGATGCGCCCCGCCACGTCGAGAACTTCATCAACCTGGCGAAGATGGGGTTTTACGACGACACCACCTTTCATCGCGTGGTGCCGGGCTTCATCATTCAGGGCGGCGACCCGTTGAGCAAGACGCCGGATCGCCTGTTGCACGGCACCGGCGGCCCCGGCTACTTTCTCAATCCCGAAACCAACGACCGGCCCCATAAGCGCGGCGCCATCTCGATGGCGAAGATGCCCCGCGACGGCAACAGCACGCGCGACTTCAACGACAACGGCTCCCAGTTTTTCATTTCCCTGCAGGACAACAGCGGCCTCGACCGGCGCTATTCGATTTTCGGCGAGATCATCCGGGGCATCGAAGTCATCGACATGATCGCCAAAATGCCGCGCGACGAACGGGACAATCCACTGGAGCCGATTCGCATGAAGGTGACGGTGAAGGAGTAG
- a CDS encoding AbrB/MazE/SpoVT family DNA-binding domain-containing protein yields the protein MSVTTISPKFQIVIPKDVREKLHLSPSQRLQVLEKGGVITLVPEVPLKSLKGALKGMSRTGLREKKDRV from the coding sequence GTGTCTGTGACGACTATCTCGCCGAAGTTCCAAATCGTGATCCCAAAAGATGTGAGAGAAAAGCTTCACCTGAGTCCTTCTCAGCGCTTGCAGGTCCTCGAAAAGGGTGGCGTGATTACCTTGGTGCCGGAAGTGCCGCTCAAGTCGCTGAAGGGAGCACTCAAGGGGATGTCTAGGACAGGCCTCCGAGAAAAGAAGGATCGTGTGTGA
- a CDS encoding fibronectin type III domain-containing protein, with the protein MLPRVLIVIFIICLPALMPPFAPAQTMPQQLRVIDTPSDGGGSLTVLWAPSASDSAGTKYQILVHEGGLPQDPTAWKVVAEFPANTRYVREGKSAWWTRAGNPNEHLFLIKNGKGMEVKSGQPYAVTVAAVNGQERFIAPPVVASAEPNWMNWNQVNNLVLALMFGVIVFYAINLAKRKDIFLRRIPGLDAVDEAIGRATELGKPVLYMTGAHDMNDPSTIAAAVILGRVAKKAASYETELLVPHREPITMAVCQEITKQAYMEAGKPDLFKEDANFFITSDQFSYTAAVDGIMLRRKPAANFFMGSYFAESLLLTETGASTGAIQIAGTDSDHQLPFFVTTCDYTLIGEELYAASAYLSKEPIQIGTLRGQDLGKAFILGVIGVGTLLATLAVITGSDWAQPLLDLFKDLK; encoded by the coding sequence GTGCTGCCTCGCGTCCTCATCGTGATCTTCATCATCTGCCTGCCGGCGCTGATGCCGCCGTTCGCTCCCGCGCAGACCATGCCGCAACAACTGCGTGTGATCGATACCCCCAGCGATGGAGGCGGAAGCCTGACGGTACTCTGGGCACCTTCTGCGAGCGACAGTGCCGGTACGAAATACCAAATTCTGGTCCACGAGGGCGGCCTGCCCCAGGACCCCACGGCCTGGAAGGTCGTGGCAGAATTTCCTGCCAATACGCGCTATGTCCGCGAGGGGAAGTCGGCTTGGTGGACGAGAGCGGGCAATCCCAATGAGCATCTTTTTTTGATCAAGAACGGCAAAGGCATGGAGGTCAAATCCGGCCAGCCCTATGCCGTCACCGTCGCAGCCGTCAATGGGCAGGAACGATTCATTGCGCCGCCGGTCGTCGCCTCGGCGGAACCGAACTGGATGAACTGGAACCAGGTGAACAACCTTGTGTTGGCCTTGATGTTCGGCGTGATCGTGTTTTATGCCATCAACCTGGCCAAGCGGAAAGATATCTTCCTCCGCCGTATTCCCGGCCTGGATGCCGTCGATGAAGCCATCGGGCGAGCCACGGAATTGGGCAAACCGGTGCTGTACATGACCGGCGCACATGATATGAACGATCCGTCGACGATCGCCGCCGCCGTCATCCTCGGACGCGTCGCCAAGAAGGCTGCGTCTTACGAAACGGAACTGCTGGTACCGCATCGCGAACCGATCACGATGGCGGTCTGCCAGGAAATCACCAAGCAGGCCTACATGGAGGCAGGGAAGCCGGATCTCTTCAAGGAAGACGCGAACTTTTTCATCACCAGCGATCAGTTCAGTTACACGGCGGCGGTCGACGGCATCATGCTCCGGCGGAAACCGGCGGCGAACTTTTTTATGGGGTCCTACTTTGCCGAATCGCTGCTGCTGACGGAAACCGGCGCCAGTACCGGCGCCATTCAAATCGCCGGCACCGACTCGGATCACCAATTGCCGTTCTTCGTGACCACCTGTGACTATACCCTGATCGGTGAGGAACTCTACGCCGCCAGCGCCTACCTCTCGAAAGAACCGATCCAGATCGGCACGCTACGCGGGCAGGACTTGGGCAAGGCCTTTATCCTCGGCGTGATCGGCGTCGGCACCCTGTTGGCGACGCTCGCCGTGATCACTGGCAGTGACTGGGCGCAGCCGCTGCTGGACCTGTTTAAGGATCTCAAATGA
- a CDS encoding type II toxin-antitoxin system VapC family toxin, translating to MKILLDSSGWIEFFTGGPLADRYAAYFSSRYEIITPTIVLYEVYKKIKRERGEETAILFCGRLHATKVVQLTESIAYLAADISLRHGLAMADAIVYATALDQNADVVTGEANLKDLPGVLYVK from the coding sequence GTGAAGATCCTGTTGGATTCCAGTGGATGGATCGAATTCTTTACGGGGGGACCACTCGCTGATCGTTATGCTGCCTACTTTTCTTCCCGCTACGAGATCATTACGCCGACCATTGTGTTGTACGAGGTCTATAAAAAGATCAAGCGCGAGCGTGGCGAGGAGACTGCGATCCTATTTTGCGGACGACTTCATGCGACCAAGGTGGTTCAACTCACCGAATCTATCGCCTATTTAGCCGCGGATATCAGCCTTCGGCACGGTTTAGCGATGGCTGATGCGATCGTCTATGCGACGGCCCTGGACCAGAATGCGGATGTCGTGACGGGTGAGGCGAATCTGAAGGATCTGCCTGGAGTGCTCTATGTGAAGTAG
- the amrB gene encoding AmmeMemoRadiSam system protein B, giving the protein MESTPTMTAKDPKQYPLLRNLQFSPIKEGEEQFIVLWDPTGLSKERLVLPLNYFFIVQHLDGEHSVQDIGAIYLKRFGEFLMPNKVEQLLADLDTKLFLEGERTEQAKQQALAAYRQAPSRSPQFAGRSYEADPAKLRAQINSFFVSKEGPEVKASEHKGKLIKALVAPTYEMKQAGPIYAWAYKELQDAQKPDLYVLIGTAHSGLEHPVAVTDKDFQTPLGLVKVDRTVTDRLRAHIPSAFTDELAHHNEHALEFQLPFLQETLGQDQAFTIVPILTAFSADSLRDPQIREQVETFLQALKEALAATGKSYCVVVGAELAHIGMRYGDSAPPTDFSFHRCMQTDLEMLKHVENRDPEEFAKFIQKENDQRRISGFSPIYSMLRLIQAETGQVLRYDRGITDQYNSTVTYASLAFF; this is encoded by the coding sequence ATGGAATCCACACCGACCATGACCGCCAAAGATCCCAAGCAGTATCCGCTGCTGCGCAACCTACAATTTTCGCCGATCAAGGAAGGGGAGGAGCAGTTCATCGTGCTCTGGGACCCCACCGGATTGAGCAAGGAACGTCTGGTCCTGCCGTTGAATTATTTCTTCATCGTGCAGCACCTTGACGGGGAGCATAGCGTCCAGGACATCGGCGCGATTTATCTGAAGCGCTTCGGCGAATTTCTCATGCCGAACAAGGTCGAGCAGTTGCTGGCCGATCTGGATACCAAACTCTTTCTGGAAGGTGAACGCACCGAGCAGGCCAAGCAGCAGGCACTGGCCGCCTATCGTCAGGCCCCCTCCCGCTCACCGCAATTTGCCGGTCGCAGCTATGAAGCCGATCCCGCCAAGTTGCGCGCCCAGATCAATAGCTTCTTCGTCTCGAAGGAAGGGCCGGAGGTGAAAGCCTCCGAACACAAGGGCAAACTCATCAAGGCGCTCGTCGCGCCCACCTACGAGATGAAACAAGCCGGACCGATCTATGCCTGGGCCTATAAAGAACTGCAGGACGCCCAGAAGCCTGATCTCTACGTGCTGATCGGCACCGCCCACTCAGGACTGGAACACCCGGTCGCGGTGACCGACAAAGATTTTCAGACACCATTGGGGCTCGTGAAAGTCGACCGCACGGTCACCGACCGGCTACGCGCGCACATCCCCTCCGCTTTCACCGACGAATTGGCACATCACAATGAACATGCATTGGAATTTCAGCTGCCGTTCCTGCAAGAGACTCTCGGCCAAGACCAGGCGTTTACGATTGTTCCGATCCTCACGGCGTTTTCGGCGGACAGCTTGCGCGATCCGCAGATCCGGGAGCAGGTCGAGACGTTTCTTCAGGCCTTAAAAGAAGCGCTCGCCGCCACCGGCAAGTCGTACTGCGTGGTGGTCGGCGCGGAACTGGCCCACATCGGCATGCGTTACGGCGACTCGGCACCGCCGACGGACTTCTCCTTTCATCGTTGCATGCAGACCGATCTCGAGATGTTGAAACATGTCGAGAACCGCGACCCGGAAGAATTCGCGAAGTTCATTCAGAAGGAAAACGACCAGCGTCGCATCTCCGGCTTCTCGCCGATCTACTCGATGCTGCGGTTGATCCAGGCTGAAACGGGGCAGGTGCTGCGGTACGATCGCGGGATTACGGATCAGTATAATTCGACGGTGACGTATGCCAGCCTGGCCTTCTTCTAG